One part of the Candidatus Eisenbacteria bacterium genome encodes these proteins:
- a CDS encoding OmpA family protein, which translates to MTTPQRLARMLTVALLPMVAGCATRGFVREYVEGQVAPQRESTSRLRADLDGVRVKADSADAHALAAQALARNAMDEAAAARRLASKIATGELKYNVVRSQEIQFAFDKAELDSRSRSILDQVAPELETHPRYVLEIVGHTDGVGSSRYNLRLGAERSETVRRYLNSEYRIPLSRMATISFGAGKPVNHGESEQSRALNRRAEIRLLEIQDVDLASAGAPESAPNP; encoded by the coding sequence ATGACCACTCCGCAGAGGCTCGCCCGCATGCTGACCGTGGCGCTGTTGCCCATGGTCGCCGGGTGCGCCACCAGGGGATTCGTGCGCGAGTACGTCGAAGGCCAGGTCGCCCCCCAGCGCGAGAGCACTTCGCGGCTGCGGGCCGACCTGGACGGGGTCCGGGTGAAGGCCGACTCCGCCGACGCGCATGCGCTGGCCGCCCAGGCGCTGGCGCGCAACGCCATGGACGAGGCCGCCGCGGCCCGCCGGCTGGCCTCCAAGATCGCCACCGGGGAGCTGAAGTACAACGTGGTCCGCTCGCAGGAAATCCAGTTCGCCTTCGACAAGGCCGAGCTGGACTCCCGCTCCCGCAGCATCCTCGACCAGGTGGCGCCGGAGCTGGAGACGCACCCGCGTTACGTGCTCGAGATCGTCGGTCACACCGACGGAGTGGGCAGCAGCCGCTACAACCTGCGCCTGGGCGCCGAGCGCTCCGAGACGGTGCGCCGTTACCTCAACAGCGAGTACCGCATCCCGCTGTCGCGCATGGCCACCATTTCGTTCGGCGCGGGCAAGCCCGTGAACCACGGCGAGAGCGAGCAGTCCCGCGCCCTGAACCGGCGCGCCGAGATCCGCCTCCTCGAGATCCAGGATGTGGACCTGGCCTCCGCCGGGGCACCGGAGAGCGCGCCAAACCCGTAG